The sequence TGGCCTACACGCTGGGCATCCGCCGCAAGGTGGCGCTGGACAACCTGGCGCAGGCGATGCCGGAGAAGAGTGAGGCGGAGCGCCGCGACATCGCGCGCGGTGCGTACCTCACGATGGCGCGCGTGGTGGTGGAGTCCCTGCCGTCCGGCGACCGGATGACGCCGGACTGGGACCAGCAGGGCATCGAGGGTGAGGAGGCGTGGGCGGCGCTCAAGGCGCACGTGGCCACGGGCAAGGGAGCGCTGCTGGTGACGGCGCACTTCGGCAACTGGGAGCTGGTGGGCCAGATGCTGATCCGCTGGGGCATCCCGCTCAACGCGCTGGTGCGTCCGCTCAAGGGCGCGCTGAACACGCGCATCGCGGTGAACCGGCTGGGCGCGGGCGCGGGGCTCATCTACCCGAAGGGCGCGATCCAGGAGATCACCGACGCGGTGAACCGGGGCGAGTCCGCGTACATGCTGCTGGACCAGGCGCTGCCCGCGAAGTCCGCGGTGTTCGTGCCCTTCTTCGGAAGGCTCGCGTCCACGACGCCCGCGATGGCGGTGGCCGCGGAGCGCACGGGCGTGCCGGTGTTCGTGGTGATGGGCGTGCGGCCTCCGGGCCCGGGCGCGCGGTACAGGCTGGAGGTGGAGGGCCCCATCCTCCCGCCCCAGCCCGGCGAGTTCGCGGATCCCATCACGGAGCACACCGCGCGCGTGACGGCGGCGCTGGAGCGCGCCATCCGCAGACACCCGGAGCAGTGGCTGTGGCTGCACCGCCGCTGGAAGGTGCAGCCTCCGGCGCTCGTGACAGCGCCGTCTCCGGGCCTGACCGAAGGCCCGAAGTAGCGCGCTACTCCACCACTACTCGGCGCAGGTGCGCGCCCAGGCGGGTCACCAGCTCGTAGTGGATGGTCTGCGCCCAGCCGGCCAGGGACTCGGCGGACACGGACTCTTCTCCATCGCGGCCCAGGAGCGTGGCCGTCACCGGGCGCTCGTCGGACGTGGCTCGCGTCACGTCCACCATCAGGTGGTTCATCATCACGCGGCCCAGCACCGCGCACCGCCGCCCGTTCACCAGCACGTGCGCCTTGCCTGACGCGAGGCGCGGATAGCCGTCGTAGTAGCCCACCGGCAGCACCGCCAGACGCGTGGGCTCCGGGCAGCGGTACGTGCAGCCGTAGCCCACGTACGCGCCCGCCGGCAGCCACTTCACCACCTGGCTTTTGCACCGCCACGACAGCACCGGCTTGAGCACCGGCAATTCGCCCAGCACCAGCCGCGCCGACAGCCGCGTCTCCGGCGAGGGCCACAGCCCATACAGCGAGATGCCCACCCGCGCCGCCTCGTAGCGCGCCCGGGGCAGCACCAGCGCCGCGGCGCTCGCGGCGATGTGCCGCTGCAACGGCTTCGCGGGCTTGAGCTGCGCCGTCAGGTGCCCCAGCGCCGTCTCGAACGCGTCCAACTGCGCCAGCGAGTACCCCTGCTCCGTCACGTCCTCCGTGTTGGCGAAGTGGCTGAGCACGCCCACCGGCTCGAACACGTCCGGCGCCTCCGCGAGGAACGCCGTCTCGCGCGGAAGCTGATCCAACGTGAAGCCCTCGCGGCCCAGCCCCGTGTCGATGTGCACGTGCACGCGCAAGGGGCGCGTCAGCTTCGCCGCGCGCAAGGAAGGCACCGCGTCCGCCCACGAGCGGTCCGCCACCACCACGTCGATGCCCTGGTGCGCCAGCACGACGGCCTCCTCCGGAGCCACCGCGCCCAGCACCACCACCTGCCGCGCGGGCAGCCCGTGCGCGGCCTCGTGCGCGCGCACCGTGAGCGCGTCCTGCGGGGCGATGAAGTAGAGGACGTCCACGCCCGCGTGCACCAGCGGCAGCACCTGCGCCAGACCGTGGCCGTAGGCGTTGCCCTTGAGCACCGCGCCCAGCGCCCGGGGCGTGGGACCCGTGGACTCCAGCGCGCGGAACGCCGCCACGTTGTGCTTGAGGTGGGATGCGCTCACCTCCAGCCACGAGGAGTACACCGCGTCACCCGGCCCGACTCCGAGCCCACCAGGCCCACCCGCGAGCCCACCGCCAACTCCAGCCACGTTCACACCTCCGCACCAGCCAACGTCCCTCCCGCCTCTACCAGCAAAGCGCAGGCCATGGGCGGCCGTGGCCGGAGGGCCACAGGAGGCCGGACGCTGGCTGGATGCCGCTCGGGCGGACGAGGGCGCAAGGGGGGCGCCCCACTCGGCCGGGCGGGCGTGCGCGGGTGGACACGCGGGGGGCCGAGCGTGTCCCGGGGGACACCTGACGGGTGGGAGGCGCGACGCGGCATGTCGCGTGACACGGCGGCGCGACAGGGGCCGGTGGTAGTGTCCCCTCCCGTGGCCGCCCCGGAAACGCCCCTAGCCCAGGCCTTCATGACCGCTCGAGGAAAGACGGAGCCGGCAGGCGCCCTCTCCGTCCTCCAGGAGCGGCTGGCCCAGGCCCTGGAAGCGGCCCGCCAGTCCTGGCCGGACATCCCGCTGGAGGGCTCGCGCTTCGCGGCGCACCTGGCCCGGCTGGTGCCCGCGGACGGCCACGAGGACGCCTGGGGCAAGCTGCACATGGCGGACGTGTACCTGGCCCGGGCGGCGGCGGACGGGCTGCCCTCCGCGCTGGCCACGTTCGAGGAGCGCCTCATGCCGGAGGTGGACGCGGCGGTGGCGCGGCTGAAGCTGCCCCCGGCCGGCCTGGACGAGGTCCGTCAGGCCCTGCGGCAGCGGATGCTGGTGGGCAGCGCGGAGGCCCCGGCGCGGCTGGCGGCGTACCCGGGCACCGGGCCGCTCGCGGGCTGGGTGCGCGCGGCGGCGCTGTGGCTGGCGCTGGACTGGCAGCGCCAGCGCTCCGGGCAGGCGCAGTCGGAGGACGGCGACCTGTCCATGCTGGTGGCGCCCGGAGACGACCCGGAGCTGGCGTACCTCAAGCAGACGTACCGCGCGGAGTTCACCGCGTCCTTCCAGGCGGCGCTGGCGGCCCTGTCCGCCCGGCAGCGCAACTTCCTGCGGCTGAAGTACCTGGACGGGCTGGGCATCGACCAGTTGGGGGCGCTCTACGGCGTGCACCGCTCCACGGCGGCGCGCTGGGTGGTGGGCGCGCAGGAGGAGCTGCTGGACGGGACGCGGCAGCGGCTGACGGAGCGGCTGCGGCTGACGCGCTCGCAGCTGGACAGCGTGCTGCGCCTCATCTCCAGCCAGTTGGACGTGAGCCTCAGCCGGCTCCTGCGCACCAAGGCCGAGTAGTAACGCGCCGCGCGAGGCCTCGACTGAAAGTGAGGGCTCCAAGAATCCGGGCCGGGCATTCGTGGCCGGTGCGTTAAAGAGAGGGGAGATGCGAACGCTCTTCATCGGAGATGTGCACGGCTGTTCCGCCGAGCTGGACGCGCTCCTGAAGGCGTGTGACTGGACGCCCGGCGACCGGGTGGTGCTGGTGGGCGACCTGGTGGCGAAGGGGCCGGACTCCGCGGGCGTGGTGCGGCGGGCGCGCGAGCACGGCTTCCAGGCGGTGAAGGGCAACCACGACGCGCACGTGCTGCGCTGGCACGGTGGGCACGCGGCGAAGGGCAAGAAGCTCAAGCCCGAGCACCGGCAGGTGCTGGACACGCTCTGCGCCGCGGACTGGGCCTGGATGGAGCGGCTGCCCTCCTATCTGCACCTGCCGGACCTGAACGTGCTGGCGGTGCACGCGGGGCTGGTGCCCGGGGTGCCGCTGACGGAGCAGAAGGAGGAGTTCCTCTTCAACCTGCGCAGCATCGCGGCGGACGGGACGCCGTCGAAGCGGCTGGAGGCGGGCGAGCCCTGGGGCAGCCTGTGGAAGGGCCCGGAGCTGGTCATCTTCGGCCACGACGCCATGCGCGGCCTGCAGAAGCACCCCTTCGCGGTGGGGCTGGACTCCGGCTGCGTCTACGGCGGCAAGCTCACCGCGTACGTGCTGCCGGAGGGGAAGTTCTACTCGGTGCCGGCGGCCCGCGCGTACATGGCGCTGTAGGCGCGGGCCCTTTCGTGCGCGGGC comes from Corallococcus macrosporus and encodes:
- a CDS encoding lysophospholipid acyltransferase family protein, producing MSAPLSSHPLPSQTNTPPEGKRPPEHLRRIIGSPPGPIVAFLTRGVWALLTWLSPAARDALARFVASLAYTLGIRRKVALDNLAQAMPEKSEAERRDIARGAYLTMARVVVESLPSGDRMTPDWDQQGIEGEEAWAALKAHVATGKGALLVTAHFGNWELVGQMLIRWGIPLNALVRPLKGALNTRIAVNRLGAGAGLIYPKGAIQEITDAVNRGESAYMLLDQALPAKSAVFVPFFGRLASTTPAMAVAAERTGVPVFVVMGVRPPGPGARYRLEVEGPILPPQPGEFADPITEHTARVTAALERAIRRHPEQWLWLHRRWKVQPPALVTAPSPGLTEGPK
- the alr gene encoding alanine racemase, whose amino-acid sequence is MAGVGGGLAGGPGGLGVGPGDAVYSSWLEVSASHLKHNVAAFRALESTGPTPRALGAVLKGNAYGHGLAQVLPLVHAGVDVLYFIAPQDALTVRAHEAAHGLPARQVVVLGAVAPEEAVVLAHQGIDVVVADRSWADAVPSLRAAKLTRPLRVHVHIDTGLGREGFTLDQLPRETAFLAEAPDVFEPVGVLSHFANTEDVTEQGYSLAQLDAFETALGHLTAQLKPAKPLQRHIAASAAALVLPRARYEAARVGISLYGLWPSPETRLSARLVLGELPVLKPVLSWRCKSQVVKWLPAGAYVGYGCTYRCPEPTRLAVLPVGYYDGYPRLASGKAHVLVNGRRCAVLGRVMMNHLMVDVTRATSDERPVTATLLGRDGEESVSAESLAGWAQTIHYELVTRLGAHLRRVVVE
- a CDS encoding sigma-70 family RNA polymerase sigma factor, with the translated sequence MTARGKTEPAGALSVLQERLAQALEAARQSWPDIPLEGSRFAAHLARLVPADGHEDAWGKLHMADVYLARAAADGLPSALATFEERLMPEVDAAVARLKLPPAGLDEVRQALRQRMLVGSAEAPARLAAYPGTGPLAGWVRAAALWLALDWQRQRSGQAQSEDGDLSMLVAPGDDPELAYLKQTYRAEFTASFQAALAALSARQRNFLRLKYLDGLGIDQLGALYGVHRSTAARWVVGAQEELLDGTRQRLTERLRLTRSQLDSVLRLISSQLDVSLSRLLRTKAE
- a CDS encoding metallophosphoesterase, coding for MRTLFIGDVHGCSAELDALLKACDWTPGDRVVLVGDLVAKGPDSAGVVRRAREHGFQAVKGNHDAHVLRWHGGHAAKGKKLKPEHRQVLDTLCAADWAWMERLPSYLHLPDLNVLAVHAGLVPGVPLTEQKEEFLFNLRSIAADGTPSKRLEAGEPWGSLWKGPELVIFGHDAMRGLQKHPFAVGLDSGCVYGGKLTAYVLPEGKFYSVPAARAYMAL